Proteins encoded within one genomic window of Equus caballus isolate H_3958 breed thoroughbred chromosome 20, TB-T2T, whole genome shotgun sequence:
- the LOC138919609 gene encoding patr class I histocompatibility antigen, A-126 alpha chain-like isoform X2, with protein MRVMMPPTFLLLLSGALTLTETWAGFHSLRYFYTAVSRPGRGEPRFVAVGYVDDTQFVRFDSDAASPRMEPRAPWVEQEGPEYWELNTQRAKDTAQTFRVNLNNLRGYYNQSEAGSHTLQGMCGCYVGPDGRVLRGYSQSAYDGADYIALKEDLRSWTAADTAAQITRRKWEEDGVAEGFRNYLEGTCVEWLRRYLEIGKETLQRADPPKTHVTHHPISDREVTLRCWALGFYPAEITLTWQRDGEDLTQDTELVETRPAGDGTFQKWAAVVVPSGEEQRYTCHVQHKGLPEPVTRRWEPPPQSIILIVGVLAGLVLLGAVGAGAVMWRKKRSGEKRGIYVQAANSDSAQGSDASLPQKV; from the exons ATGCGGGTCATGATGCCCCCAaccttcctcctgctgctctcGGGGGCCCTGACCCTGACCGAGACCTGGGCGG gcttCCACTCCCTGAGGTATTTCTACACCGCCGTGTCCCGGCCCGGCCGCGGGGAGCCCCGCTTCGTCGCCGTCGGCTACGTGGACGACACGCAGTTCGTGCGGTTCGACAGCGACGCCGCGAGTCCGAGGATGGAGCCGCGGGCGCCGTgggtggagcaggaggggccggagTATTGGGAGCTGAACACGCAGCGCGCCAAGGACACCGCACAGACTTTCCGAGTGAACCTGAACAACCTGCGCGGCTACTACAACCAGAGCGAGGCCG GGTCTCACACCCTCCAGGGGATGTGTGGCTGCTACGTGGGGCCGGACGGGCGCGTTCTCCGTGGGTACAGTCAGTCCGCCTACGACGGCGCCGATTACATCGCCCTGAAGGAGGACCTGCGCTCCTGGACCGCGGCGGACACGGCGGCTCAGATCACCCGGCGCAAGTGGGAGGAGGACGGTGTGGCGGAGGGCTTCAGGAACTACCTAGAGGGCACGTGCGTGGAGTGGCTCCGCAGATACCTGGAGATCGGGAAGGAGACGCTGCAGCGCGCGG ACCCGCCAAAGACACATGTGACCCACCACCCCATCTCTGACCGTGAGGTCACCCtgaggtgctgggccctgggcttctaCCCTGCGGAGATCACCCTGACCTGGCAGCGTGATGGGGAGGACCTGACCCAGGACACGGAGCTTGTGGAGACCAGGCCTGCAGGGGACGGAACCTTCCAGAAGTGGGCGGCTGTGGTGGTGCcttctggagaggagcagagatacACGTGCCATGTGCAGCACAAGGGGCTGCCTGAGCCTGTCACCCGGAGATGGG agcCGCCTCCTCAGTCCATCATCCTCATCGTGGGCGTCCTTGCTGGCCTGGTTCTCCTGGGAGCTGTGGGGGCTGGAGCTGTGATGTGGAGGAAGAAGCGCTCAG GTGAAAAAAGAGGGATTTACGTGCAGGCTGCAA ACAGTGACAGTGCCCAGGGATCTGATGCGTCTCTCCCACAGAAAG TGTGA
- the LOC138919609 gene encoding patr class I histocompatibility antigen, A-126 alpha chain-like isoform X1, whose amino-acid sequence MRVMMPPTFLLLLSGALTLTETWAGFHSLRYFYTAVSRPGRGEPRFVAVGYVDDTQFVRFDSDAASPRMEPRAPWVEQEGPEYWELNTQRAKDTAQTFRVNLNNLRGYYNQSEAGSHTLQGMCGCYVGPDGRVLRGYSQSAYDGADYIALKEDLRSWTAADTAAQITRRKWEEDGVAEGFRNYLEGTCVEWLRRYLEIGKETLQRADPPKTHVTHHPISDREVTLRCWALGFYPAEITLTWQRDGEDLTQDTELVETRPAGDGTFQKWAAVVVPSGEEQRYTCHVQHKGLPEPVTRRWEPPPQSIILIVGVLAGLVLLGAVGAGAVMWRKKRSGEKRGIYVQAANSDSAQGSDASLPQKGIDVLIKEEDS is encoded by the exons ATGCGGGTCATGATGCCCCCAaccttcctcctgctgctctcGGGGGCCCTGACCCTGACCGAGACCTGGGCGG gcttCCACTCCCTGAGGTATTTCTACACCGCCGTGTCCCGGCCCGGCCGCGGGGAGCCCCGCTTCGTCGCCGTCGGCTACGTGGACGACACGCAGTTCGTGCGGTTCGACAGCGACGCCGCGAGTCCGAGGATGGAGCCGCGGGCGCCGTgggtggagcaggaggggccggagTATTGGGAGCTGAACACGCAGCGCGCCAAGGACACCGCACAGACTTTCCGAGTGAACCTGAACAACCTGCGCGGCTACTACAACCAGAGCGAGGCCG GGTCTCACACCCTCCAGGGGATGTGTGGCTGCTACGTGGGGCCGGACGGGCGCGTTCTCCGTGGGTACAGTCAGTCCGCCTACGACGGCGCCGATTACATCGCCCTGAAGGAGGACCTGCGCTCCTGGACCGCGGCGGACACGGCGGCTCAGATCACCCGGCGCAAGTGGGAGGAGGACGGTGTGGCGGAGGGCTTCAGGAACTACCTAGAGGGCACGTGCGTGGAGTGGCTCCGCAGATACCTGGAGATCGGGAAGGAGACGCTGCAGCGCGCGG ACCCGCCAAAGACACATGTGACCCACCACCCCATCTCTGACCGTGAGGTCACCCtgaggtgctgggccctgggcttctaCCCTGCGGAGATCACCCTGACCTGGCAGCGTGATGGGGAGGACCTGACCCAGGACACGGAGCTTGTGGAGACCAGGCCTGCAGGGGACGGAACCTTCCAGAAGTGGGCGGCTGTGGTGGTGCcttctggagaggagcagagatacACGTGCCATGTGCAGCACAAGGGGCTGCCTGAGCCTGTCACCCGGAGATGGG agcCGCCTCCTCAGTCCATCATCCTCATCGTGGGCGTCCTTGCTGGCCTGGTTCTCCTGGGAGCTGTGGGGGCTGGAGCTGTGATGTGGAGGAAGAAGCGCTCAG GTGAAAAAAGAGGGATTTACGTGCAGGCTGCAA ACAGTGACAGTGCCCAGGGATCTGATGCGTCTCTCCCACAGAAAG GGATTGATGTGTTAATTAAAGAAGAAGATTCCTAA